One region of Scophthalmus maximus strain ysfricsl-2021 chromosome 13, ASM2237912v1, whole genome shotgun sequence genomic DNA includes:
- the mbd3b gene encoding methyl-CpG-binding domain protein 3b isoform X4, with protein sequence MDKNDPSGKKFRSKPQLARYLGNQMDLSSFDFRTGKMLMSKLNKNRQRLRYDNNNQNKGKPDLNTSLPVRQTASIFKQPVTKVTNHPNNKVKTDPQKAVDQPRQLFWEKKLGGLNAYDIAEELVKTMELPKGLQGVGPGCTDKTLLSAIASALHTSAAPITGQLSAAVEKNPGVWLNTAQPLCKAFIVTDEDIRKQEELVYSVRKRLEEALMADMLAHVEEAASEGEALKEDGNGSEDMESV encoded by the exons tCCCTCTGGGAAGAAGTTTCGGAGCAAGCCTCAGCTGGCCCGTTACCTTGGCAACCAGATGGACCTCAGCTCCTTTGATTTCCGCACGGGGAAGATGCTGATGAGCAAGCTGAACAAGAACCGGCAGAGACTGCGatatgacaacaacaaccagaacaAG ggcaAACCTGACTTGAACACATCACTCCCGGTCAGACAGACGGCCTCCATCTTTAAGCAGCCTGTTACCAAGGTCACCAACCATCCCAACAACAAAGTGAAGACGGATCCTCAGAAAGCCGTGGACCAGCCAAGACAG CTTTTCTGGGAGAAGAAACTCGGTGGTCTTAATGCTTATGACATCGCAGAGGAACTGGTGAAAACAATGGAGTTACCTAAAGGCCTGCAAG GTGTTGGACCAGGCTGCACAGACAAGACTCTGTTGTCTGCCATCGCGAGCGCTCTCCACACCAGCGCCGCGCCCATCACCGGTCAGCTGTCTGCGGCGGTGGAGAAGAACCCGGGTGTGTGGCTCAACACGGCGCAGCCACTGTGCAAGGCTTTCATTGTCACGGATGAGGACATCAG gaaACAAGAGGAGCTGGTTTACAGTGTGAGGAAAAGGCTGGAGGAGGCGCTGATGGCCGACATGTTGGCACATGTTGAGGAGGCTGCCAGTGAAGGGGAGGCTCTGAAGGAGGATGGTAACGGCAGTGAAGACATGGAGAGCGTATAG
- the mbd3b gene encoding methyl-CpG-binding domain protein 3b isoform X1, which yields MEKKRWDCTALPKGWKMEEVTRKSGLSAGKSDVYYFSPSGKKFRSKPQLARYLGNQMDLSSFDFRTGKMLMSKLNKNRQRLRYDNNNQNKGKPDLNTSLPVRQTASIFKQPVTKVTNHPNNKVKTDPQKAVDQPRQLFWEKKLGGLNAYDIAEELVKTMELPKGLQGVGPGCTDKTLLSAIASALHTSAAPITGQLSAAVEKNPGVWLNTAQPLCKAFIVTDEDIRKQEELVYSVRKRLEEALMADMLAHVEEAASEGEALKEDGNGSEDMESV from the exons atggagaagaaaaggtGGGATTGCACTGCTCTCCCCAAGGGCTGGAAAATGGAAGAAGTGACCAGAAAGTCGGGTTTGTCCGCTGGAAAAAGCGATGTCTATTATTTTAG tCCCTCTGGGAAGAAGTTTCGGAGCAAGCCTCAGCTGGCCCGTTACCTTGGCAACCAGATGGACCTCAGCTCCTTTGATTTCCGCACGGGGAAGATGCTGATGAGCAAGCTGAACAAGAACCGGCAGAGACTGCGatatgacaacaacaaccagaacaAG ggcaAACCTGACTTGAACACATCACTCCCGGTCAGACAGACGGCCTCCATCTTTAAGCAGCCTGTTACCAAGGTCACCAACCATCCCAACAACAAAGTGAAGACGGATCCTCAGAAAGCCGTGGACCAGCCAAGACAG CTTTTCTGGGAGAAGAAACTCGGTGGTCTTAATGCTTATGACATCGCAGAGGAACTGGTGAAAACAATGGAGTTACCTAAAGGCCTGCAAG GTGTTGGACCAGGCTGCACAGACAAGACTCTGTTGTCTGCCATCGCGAGCGCTCTCCACACCAGCGCCGCGCCCATCACCGGTCAGCTGTCTGCGGCGGTGGAGAAGAACCCGGGTGTGTGGCTCAACACGGCGCAGCCACTGTGCAAGGCTTTCATTGTCACGGATGAGGACATCAG gaaACAAGAGGAGCTGGTTTACAGTGTGAGGAAAAGGCTGGAGGAGGCGCTGATGGCCGACATGTTGGCACATGTTGAGGAGGCTGCCAGTGAAGGGGAGGCTCTGAAGGAGGATGGTAACGGCAGTGAAGACATGGAGAGCGTATAG
- the mbd3b gene encoding methyl-CpG-binding domain protein 3b isoform X5, which produces MEKKSPSGKKFRSKPQLARYLGNQMDLSSFDFRTGKMLMSKLNKNRQRLRYDNNNQNKGKPDLNTSLPVRQTASIFKQPVTKVTNHPNNKVKTDPQKAVDQPRQLFWEKKLGGLNAYDIAEELVKTMELPKGLQGVGPGCTDKTLLSAIASALHTSAAPITGQLSAAVEKNPGVWLNTAQPLCKAFIVTDEDIRKQEELVYSVRKRLEEALMADMLAHVEEAASEGEALKEDGNGSEDMESV; this is translated from the exons atggagaagaaaag tCCCTCTGGGAAGAAGTTTCGGAGCAAGCCTCAGCTGGCCCGTTACCTTGGCAACCAGATGGACCTCAGCTCCTTTGATTTCCGCACGGGGAAGATGCTGATGAGCAAGCTGAACAAGAACCGGCAGAGACTGCGatatgacaacaacaaccagaacaAG ggcaAACCTGACTTGAACACATCACTCCCGGTCAGACAGACGGCCTCCATCTTTAAGCAGCCTGTTACCAAGGTCACCAACCATCCCAACAACAAAGTGAAGACGGATCCTCAGAAAGCCGTGGACCAGCCAAGACAG CTTTTCTGGGAGAAGAAACTCGGTGGTCTTAATGCTTATGACATCGCAGAGGAACTGGTGAAAACAATGGAGTTACCTAAAGGCCTGCAAG GTGTTGGACCAGGCTGCACAGACAAGACTCTGTTGTCTGCCATCGCGAGCGCTCTCCACACCAGCGCCGCGCCCATCACCGGTCAGCTGTCTGCGGCGGTGGAGAAGAACCCGGGTGTGTGGCTCAACACGGCGCAGCCACTGTGCAAGGCTTTCATTGTCACGGATGAGGACATCAG gaaACAAGAGGAGCTGGTTTACAGTGTGAGGAAAAGGCTGGAGGAGGCGCTGATGGCCGACATGTTGGCACATGTTGAGGAGGCTGCCAGTGAAGGGGAGGCTCTGAAGGAGGATGGTAACGGCAGTGAAGACATGGAGAGCGTATAG
- the mbd3b gene encoding methyl-CpG-binding domain protein 3b isoform X2, giving the protein MSIILGTKRTRACKQKTSSPSGKKFRSKPQLARYLGNQMDLSSFDFRTGKMLMSKLNKNRQRLRYDNNNQNKGKPDLNTSLPVRQTASIFKQPVTKVTNHPNNKVKTDPQKAVDQPRQLFWEKKLGGLNAYDIAEELVKTMELPKGLQGVGPGCTDKTLLSAIASALHTSAAPITGQLSAAVEKNPGVWLNTAQPLCKAFIVTDEDIRKQEELVYSVRKRLEEALMADMLAHVEEAASEGEALKEDGNGSEDMESV; this is encoded by the exons ATGTCTATTATTTTAGGTACTAAACGAACGAGGGCttgcaaacaaaaaacttcGAG tCCCTCTGGGAAGAAGTTTCGGAGCAAGCCTCAGCTGGCCCGTTACCTTGGCAACCAGATGGACCTCAGCTCCTTTGATTTCCGCACGGGGAAGATGCTGATGAGCAAGCTGAACAAGAACCGGCAGAGACTGCGatatgacaacaacaaccagaacaAG ggcaAACCTGACTTGAACACATCACTCCCGGTCAGACAGACGGCCTCCATCTTTAAGCAGCCTGTTACCAAGGTCACCAACCATCCCAACAACAAAGTGAAGACGGATCCTCAGAAAGCCGTGGACCAGCCAAGACAG CTTTTCTGGGAGAAGAAACTCGGTGGTCTTAATGCTTATGACATCGCAGAGGAACTGGTGAAAACAATGGAGTTACCTAAAGGCCTGCAAG GTGTTGGACCAGGCTGCACAGACAAGACTCTGTTGTCTGCCATCGCGAGCGCTCTCCACACCAGCGCCGCGCCCATCACCGGTCAGCTGTCTGCGGCGGTGGAGAAGAACCCGGGTGTGTGGCTCAACACGGCGCAGCCACTGTGCAAGGCTTTCATTGTCACGGATGAGGACATCAG gaaACAAGAGGAGCTGGTTTACAGTGTGAGGAAAAGGCTGGAGGAGGCGCTGATGGCCGACATGTTGGCACATGTTGAGGAGGCTGCCAGTGAAGGGGAGGCTCTGAAGGAGGATGGTAACGGCAGTGAAGACATGGAGAGCGTATAG
- the mbd3b gene encoding methyl-CpG-binding domain protein 3b isoform X3 — protein MVETKAPSGKKFRSKPQLARYLGNQMDLSSFDFRTGKMLMSKLNKNRQRLRYDNNNQNKGKPDLNTSLPVRQTASIFKQPVTKVTNHPNNKVKTDPQKAVDQPRQLFWEKKLGGLNAYDIAEELVKTMELPKGLQGVGPGCTDKTLLSAIASALHTSAAPITGQLSAAVEKNPGVWLNTAQPLCKAFIVTDEDIRKQEELVYSVRKRLEEALMADMLAHVEEAASEGEALKEDGNGSEDMESV, from the exons ATGGTCGAAACAAAAGC tCCCTCTGGGAAGAAGTTTCGGAGCAAGCCTCAGCTGGCCCGTTACCTTGGCAACCAGATGGACCTCAGCTCCTTTGATTTCCGCACGGGGAAGATGCTGATGAGCAAGCTGAACAAGAACCGGCAGAGACTGCGatatgacaacaacaaccagaacaAG ggcaAACCTGACTTGAACACATCACTCCCGGTCAGACAGACGGCCTCCATCTTTAAGCAGCCTGTTACCAAGGTCACCAACCATCCCAACAACAAAGTGAAGACGGATCCTCAGAAAGCCGTGGACCAGCCAAGACAG CTTTTCTGGGAGAAGAAACTCGGTGGTCTTAATGCTTATGACATCGCAGAGGAACTGGTGAAAACAATGGAGTTACCTAAAGGCCTGCAAG GTGTTGGACCAGGCTGCACAGACAAGACTCTGTTGTCTGCCATCGCGAGCGCTCTCCACACCAGCGCCGCGCCCATCACCGGTCAGCTGTCTGCGGCGGTGGAGAAGAACCCGGGTGTGTGGCTCAACACGGCGCAGCCACTGTGCAAGGCTTTCATTGTCACGGATGAGGACATCAG gaaACAAGAGGAGCTGGTTTACAGTGTGAGGAAAAGGCTGGAGGAGGCGCTGATGGCCGACATGTTGGCACATGTTGAGGAGGCTGCCAGTGAAGGGGAGGCTCTGAAGGAGGATGGTAACGGCAGTGAAGACATGGAGAGCGTATAG